One window of Candidatus Mycobacterium wuenschmannii genomic DNA carries:
- a CDS encoding acyl-CoA dehydrogenase family protein → MDYDLGTDAAELRTRLRELITKHIPEDFLGACTNDPRDLAITESFCKMLASDGLLALAWPKEHGGGGGSVWQQTVLREEMWAHHEPRGAQYMGINWVGPALMRYGTEEQQARHLAAIAAGEVIWCQGFSEPEAGSDLASLRTRAVADGDGWRVTGQKVWTSYARMASWCVLAACTDPSAPKPKRITLFLVPMDRPGITVRPIRSMLGPHHLNEVFLDDLEVSAGDVLGEVGDGWRVMREALAFERVGIARYARCESLLDRMQTELGDDWDRLPESIRTRWVRALIDLRVARLLAYRAVSLQDDPSAGAAASAARIATTTCDQQVAELLFDVLGPTALDSGSSAALHGAIDDHWRYAQAATVASGTIEVQRMLVAREALGGRG, encoded by the coding sequence ATGGATTACGACCTCGGCACCGACGCCGCCGAACTCCGAACACGGTTGCGGGAACTGATAACGAAGCACATTCCCGAAGACTTCCTGGGTGCCTGCACCAACGACCCGCGCGATCTCGCGATCACCGAATCGTTCTGCAAGATGCTCGCCTCCGACGGACTGCTCGCCCTGGCCTGGCCGAAAGAGCATGGGGGCGGCGGCGGTTCGGTTTGGCAGCAGACCGTGCTGCGCGAAGAGATGTGGGCCCATCACGAACCACGCGGCGCCCAGTACATGGGCATCAACTGGGTCGGGCCGGCACTGATGCGATACGGCACCGAGGAGCAGCAAGCCCGGCATCTGGCGGCCATCGCCGCCGGCGAAGTGATCTGGTGCCAAGGGTTTTCCGAGCCCGAAGCGGGGTCCGATCTCGCCTCGCTGCGCACCCGGGCCGTCGCCGACGGTGACGGCTGGCGCGTCACCGGACAGAAGGTCTGGACGTCCTATGCCCGCATGGCGTCGTGGTGTGTACTCGCCGCATGCACCGATCCAAGTGCGCCGAAACCCAAGCGGATCACGCTGTTTCTCGTTCCGATGGATCGTCCGGGCATCACCGTGCGACCGATCCGCTCGATGCTCGGGCCGCATCACCTCAATGAGGTGTTCCTCGATGATCTCGAGGTGTCGGCCGGCGATGTGCTCGGCGAGGTGGGCGACGGATGGCGCGTGATGCGCGAGGCACTCGCCTTCGAGCGGGTCGGGATAGCCCGGTACGCCCGGTGCGAGTCACTACTCGACCGGATGCAGACCGAGCTCGGTGACGACTGGGACCGGTTGCCCGAGTCGATCCGCACCCGCTGGGTGCGCGCGCTCATCGACCTCCGGGTGGCCCGGCTGTTGGCCTACCGCGCGGTGTCGCTGCAAGACGACCCGTCGGCGGGAGCCGCGGCCAGCGCCGCCCGCATCGCCACCACGACGTGCGACCAGCAGGTTGCCGAGTTGCTGTTCGACGTGCTGGGTCCGACGGCGCTGGACAGCGGCTCGTCGGCAGCCCTGCACGGCGCCATCGACGACCACTGGCGTTACGCACAGGCCGCCACCGTGGCGTCGGGCACCATCGAGGTCCAACGGATGCTCGTAGCGCGTGAAGCTCTGGGAGGTAGAGGATGA
- a CDS encoding acyl-CoA dehydrogenase family protein: MKTALPEDIAEFGAVAAKRLARFGGPQAALQAETDEALRAEARTALTDLGAFDLDVRSSDEDLLAAAVLCHAAGATALPYPLVEDLLAVDGARLALVNPSAPRIDHGDLPGDWLASDLDGIRYRVQPASRSEAKLGPFLVPATLSEDRSVPSADVDLHLNLGSWRILGAVQQAYDIARQHVSDRVQFGKPLAEFQAVRFTVADASVAVRGLSELAKYTISRMESAPAQVRSADALVLRLKATETARQMFRTAHQLLGALGFCDESDISVLDRHTQPLIRLPLGAEGLAMRLLPAVRGGGLETLFSGPVSV; this comes from the coding sequence ATGAAAACCGCTCTGCCAGAAGACATTGCGGAGTTCGGCGCAGTCGCGGCCAAGCGGCTCGCCAGGTTCGGCGGACCGCAGGCCGCGCTGCAAGCCGAGACCGACGAAGCGCTTCGGGCCGAGGCCCGCACCGCGCTGACCGATCTCGGCGCATTCGATCTCGACGTCCGCTCCAGCGACGAGGATTTGTTGGCGGCCGCGGTGCTCTGTCACGCCGCCGGCGCGACCGCGCTGCCGTACCCGCTCGTCGAGGACCTACTCGCGGTCGACGGCGCGCGGCTGGCACTGGTGAACCCCTCGGCGCCGCGCATCGACCACGGCGACCTGCCCGGCGACTGGCTTGCCTCCGACCTCGACGGCATCCGATACCGGGTGCAGCCCGCATCGCGTTCTGAGGCAAAGCTCGGGCCGTTTCTGGTGCCCGCCACGCTCAGCGAAGACCGCAGCGTTCCGTCGGCCGACGTCGACCTTCATCTGAACCTCGGGTCTTGGCGGATTCTGGGCGCTGTGCAGCAGGCCTACGACATCGCCCGGCAGCACGTCTCAGATCGCGTGCAATTCGGTAAGCCGCTGGCGGAATTCCAGGCCGTCCGCTTCACCGTCGCCGACGCCTCGGTTGCCGTTCGCGGACTGTCAGAGCTGGCAAAGTATACGATCAGCCGCATGGAATCGGCTCCGGCGCAAGTTCGTTCGGCGGATGCGCTGGTGCTGCGGCTGAAGGCCACCGAGACCGCTCGGCAGATGTTCCGCACCGCGCACCAGCTGCTGGGCGCGCTGGGTTTCTGCGACGAGTCCGATATCAGCGTGCTCGATCGGCACACGCAGCCGCTGATCCGGTTGCCGCTCGGCGCGGAGGGACTCGCGATGCGGCTGCTGCCGGCGGTGCGCGGCGGCGGGCTCGAGACGTTGTTCTCCGGCCCGGTCTCGGTATGA
- a CDS encoding class I adenylate-forming enzyme family protein — MIPPVEEGIPFGAKLRQLAEQRGDERALTLLGRDGAGRSITFAELDLRANQWGRALAAAGAQLGSLVALGVPNSEELILAALGCWKIGAVPVPMRWDLPDWERSRVLEVIAPAVTVDDDTRPTLAASAAGQSTDPLPDVISPKANGICSSGSTGLPKVILTLAQGAWTPESSFPFLAAWTPTPTPQTILVPGPMYHTNGFSPLTYLLGGDELVVLEKFDAALVLDAIEQYRITNFTATPTMLSRIAAVPGVRDRDLSSIAWILQGAAVMPHALLHTWFDLLSPEQVVMAYGMTENLGLTALRGDEWLAHPGSVGRGFRDTEVCILDQHGQPVPPGELGEVYLRSPMSAGYLYLGGAPLLASTPDGFRTAGDIGHVDADGYLYIADRRSDMIITGGANVFPAEVESALVEHDDIADVVVIGLSDSEWGRRVHAVIQLANPLTERDVIAYAKTRLAAYKVPKSVEFVDQIPRTAATKVNRSAMVDARGG; from the coding sequence GTGATACCGCCGGTCGAGGAGGGAATCCCGTTCGGCGCCAAGCTCAGGCAGCTCGCCGAACAACGCGGCGACGAGCGGGCGCTGACCCTGCTCGGCCGCGACGGCGCCGGGCGGTCGATCACGTTCGCCGAGCTGGATCTGCGGGCCAATCAGTGGGGTCGGGCACTGGCGGCCGCCGGCGCCCAGCTCGGTTCGCTTGTCGCACTGGGAGTTCCGAACTCCGAGGAGCTGATCCTCGCGGCGTTGGGCTGCTGGAAGATCGGTGCCGTCCCGGTTCCGATGCGCTGGGATCTGCCCGACTGGGAGCGCTCTCGCGTGCTCGAGGTGATCGCCCCGGCCGTCACCGTCGATGACGACACCCGTCCCACCCTCGCCGCGAGTGCGGCCGGTCAGTCGACCGATCCACTACCGGACGTGATATCCCCCAAGGCGAACGGGATCTGCAGCAGCGGATCCACCGGGCTGCCGAAGGTGATCCTCACGCTGGCACAGGGTGCCTGGACACCGGAGTCGTCGTTCCCGTTCCTGGCCGCCTGGACGCCCACGCCCACACCGCAGACCATCTTGGTGCCCGGCCCGATGTATCACACCAACGGCTTCTCCCCGCTGACCTACCTGCTCGGCGGTGACGAGCTGGTCGTGCTCGAAAAGTTCGATGCCGCTTTGGTTCTCGATGCCATCGAGCAGTACCGCATCACCAACTTCACCGCGACACCGACCATGCTGTCGCGCATCGCGGCGGTGCCCGGCGTCCGCGACCGCGACCTGTCCAGCATCGCCTGGATCTTGCAGGGCGCCGCGGTCATGCCGCACGCCCTGCTGCACACCTGGTTCGACCTGCTCAGCCCCGAGCAGGTGGTGATGGCCTATGGGATGACGGAGAACTTGGGGCTCACCGCATTACGCGGCGACGAATGGCTGGCCCACCCGGGCAGCGTCGGCCGGGGCTTCCGCGACACCGAGGTGTGCATTCTCGACCAGCACGGCCAGCCCGTGCCGCCCGGCGAACTCGGGGAGGTGTACCTTCGCTCGCCGATGAGCGCCGGATACCTCTACCTGGGTGGCGCGCCCCTGCTGGCGTCGACCCCTGACGGCTTCCGCACGGCCGGCGACATCGGCCACGTCGACGCCGACGGCTACCTCTACATCGCCGATCGCCGCAGCGACATGATCATCACCGGCGGCGCCAATGTCTTTCCCGCCGAGGTGGAATCCGCGCTCGTCGAACACGACGATATCGCCGACGTGGTGGTCATCGGCCTCTCCGACAGCGAGTGGGGCCGGCGGGTGCACGCCGTGATCCAACTGGCCAATCCGCTCACCGAGCGTGACGTGATCGCCTACGCCAAGACCAGGCTGGCCGCCTACAAGGTCCCCAAGAGCGTGGAGTTCGTCGACCAGATACCGCGCACCGCGGCGACCAAGGTCAATCGCTCGGCGATGGTCGACGCCCGCGGGGGTTGA
- the pstS gene encoding phosphate ABC transporter substrate-binding protein PstS, with protein sequence MKQHKGIAATAGLLLAGGLILSGCTHLDTPPTYAKGVKVDCGGKQDLTGSGSTAQANAISHFITSYQESCSGKELNYAATGSGAGVADFLAAKTDFGGSDSPLSGGEYANAKQRCGGNDAWNLPAVFGPIAITFNVASTDVLTFDAPTLAKIFSGAITRWNDPAITALNGNSSLPDEEIKVVYRGDASGTSDNFQQYLQSASNGAWTKGAGKTFNGGVGTAARGNEGTSEAVKKTEGAISYNEWSYAMKQHLDVAGIATAGGVVHIGNDWVGKTISDVTIRGTGNDLVLDLSKVYATGTPGAYPILLASYELVCSKYPDAQVGTAVKAFMESTVSTGQDGLTPLGYIPLPADFQTRVAAAARAIS encoded by the coding sequence ATGAAGCAGCACAAGGGAATCGCGGCCACGGCCGGGCTGCTCCTCGCGGGTGGCCTCATCCTGTCGGGATGTACGCATCTCGACACGCCGCCGACCTACGCCAAGGGCGTCAAGGTCGACTGCGGCGGCAAGCAAGACTTGACCGGCAGTGGCTCGACCGCTCAGGCCAACGCGATCAGCCACTTCATCACCAGCTACCAGGAGTCCTGCTCGGGCAAGGAACTCAACTACGCGGCCACCGGATCGGGCGCCGGCGTCGCGGACTTCCTCGCGGCCAAGACCGACTTCGGCGGCTCGGACTCCCCACTCAGCGGTGGCGAGTACGCGAACGCCAAGCAGCGCTGCGGCGGAAACGATGCGTGGAACCTGCCGGCCGTCTTCGGCCCGATCGCGATCACGTTCAACGTCGCGTCGACCGACGTGCTCACCTTCGATGCGCCCACGCTCGCGAAGATCTTCAGCGGCGCCATCACCCGCTGGAACGACCCGGCCATCACCGCGTTGAACGGCAACAGCAGCCTGCCCGACGAGGAGATCAAGGTCGTCTACCGCGGCGACGCGTCGGGGACCAGCGACAACTTTCAGCAGTACCTGCAGTCGGCCTCGAACGGCGCGTGGACCAAGGGTGCGGGCAAGACGTTCAACGGCGGCGTCGGTACCGCCGCGCGGGGCAACGAGGGCACGTCGGAAGCGGTCAAGAAGACCGAGGGCGCGATCAGCTACAACGAGTGGTCGTACGCGATGAAGCAGCACCTCGACGTGGCCGGCATCGCGACCGCCGGCGGCGTGGTGCACATCGGCAACGACTGGGTCGGTAAGACGATCTCCGACGTCACCATCAGGGGCACCGGCAACGACCTGGTGCTCGACCTGTCAAAGGTCTATGCCACCGGCACGCCCGGCGCATACCCGATCCTGCTGGCCAGCTACGAGCTGGTCTGCTCGAAATACCCTGACGCACAGGTGGGTACGGCGGTGAAGGCGTTCATGGAGTCGACGGTGTCCACCGGACAGGACGGCCTCACGCCGCTCGGCTACATCCCGCTGCCCGCCGACTTCCAGACCAGGGTTGCCGCCGCGGCCAGAGCCATCAGCTGA
- a CDS encoding MFS transporter, with product MTDMLDKPQVNGKTVQEYIDELPQWPDGTALKSMPMTAMQFRIWALACAGKFFEGMVVFMTGVALPLISIQFHLNATDKGLVTASSLAGILVGATALGGLADSYGRKKMFIIEMIIFAVFLVGLTAAPNFITLVVCLFGAGIALGCDYPTAHMVISESIATSMRGRLVLSAFAFQAVGAFFGTALGFGILYANPNLGAWRMMYAAAIVPAVLVVIGRLYVTESPHWLISKGRTEEGEKATTALLKRTPQYPKSVSLGHLAQTHKAAEEHATYLALFKKRNRRATILASVPWFLQDLGVYGIGIFTPTILGAVIGKESKSHGLADTIHNDILGAKGSAMMDVLFVLGVIVAIFLVDRIGRIKLQIWGFIGCAAGLLLSGLSIKPDGSNTMWLLFLGFTIFYFMVNFGPNAMTYLLAGEVFPTEVRGKGAGFAASFAKIGAVLTAFMFPILLKTIGTTALLWGLVVCFLLGAVVTYFFRIETTGLNLEDIGKDEASPAATTS from the coding sequence ATGACGGACATGCTCGACAAGCCGCAGGTCAACGGCAAAACGGTGCAGGAATACATCGACGAATTGCCGCAATGGCCCGACGGCACCGCGCTGAAATCGATGCCGATGACCGCGATGCAGTTCCGCATCTGGGCGCTCGCCTGTGCTGGCAAGTTCTTCGAGGGCATGGTCGTGTTCATGACCGGCGTTGCCCTGCCGCTCATTTCGATCCAATTCCATCTCAACGCGACCGACAAGGGACTCGTCACCGCGTCCTCGCTGGCGGGCATCCTCGTCGGCGCGACCGCTCTCGGCGGCCTGGCCGACAGTTACGGGCGCAAGAAGATGTTCATCATCGAGATGATCATCTTCGCTGTGTTTCTCGTCGGGTTGACCGCCGCGCCGAACTTCATCACGCTGGTCGTCTGCCTGTTCGGCGCCGGCATCGCGCTGGGGTGTGACTACCCGACCGCGCACATGGTGATCTCGGAGAGCATCGCCACCTCGATGCGTGGCCGACTTGTGTTGAGCGCGTTCGCCTTCCAGGCCGTCGGAGCGTTCTTCGGCACGGCGCTGGGCTTCGGCATCTTGTACGCGAACCCGAACCTGGGCGCCTGGCGGATGATGTACGCCGCCGCGATCGTGCCGGCGGTCCTGGTCGTCATCGGCCGTCTCTACGTCACCGAGAGCCCGCACTGGCTGATCTCGAAGGGCCGCACCGAAGAAGGCGAGAAGGCCACCACCGCACTGCTCAAGCGCACCCCGCAGTACCCGAAGAGCGTGTCACTGGGACACCTCGCCCAGACCCACAAAGCCGCCGAGGAGCACGCGACCTACCTGGCGCTGTTCAAAAAGCGCAACCGTCGCGCGACGATCCTGGCATCGGTCCCGTGGTTCCTGCAGGACCTCGGCGTCTACGGCATCGGCATCTTCACGCCGACGATCCTGGGTGCCGTCATCGGCAAGGAGTCCAAGTCGCACGGTCTGGCCGACACCATCCACAACGACATCCTGGGCGCCAAGGGTTCGGCGATGATGGACGTGCTGTTCGTCCTCGGCGTCATCGTGGCCATCTTCCTGGTGGACCGGATCGGCCGCATCAAATTGCAAATCTGGGGCTTCATCGGTTGCGCGGCCGGCCTGCTGCTCTCCGGGTTGTCGATCAAGCCGGACGGCAGCAACACGATGTGGCTACTCTTCCTCGGCTTCACGATCTTCTACTTCATGGTCAACTTCGGGCCGAACGCGATGACGTATCTGCTTGCGGGCGAGGTCTTTCCGACCGAAGTTCGCGGCAAGGGCGCCGGCTTCGCCGCGTCGTTCGCCAAGATCGGCGCCGTGCTGACCGCCTTCATGTTCCCGATCCTGCTCAAGACGATCGGCACCACCGCGTTGCTCTGGGGCCTCGTCGTCTGCTTCCTGCTGGGCGCCGTCGTGACCTACTTCTTCCGGATCGAGACCACCGGCCTGAACCTGGAAGACATCGGCAAGGACGAGGCCTCGCCCGCCGCCACCACGTCCTAG
- a CDS encoding CDGP domain-containing protein → MERRTAVALAATLLASGLLASAPPAGAGCLYGGGLSISRCDDPVQPDGTWQRCVETHRTTTDSSGSSIFGRERTCRLMGPGQFPLGIAFGDPPTHID, encoded by the coding sequence ATGGAACGTCGCACGGCCGTAGCACTGGCCGCCACGCTGCTGGCTTCAGGTCTGCTGGCCTCAGCACCGCCGGCCGGCGCCGGCTGTCTGTACGGCGGAGGGCTGAGCATCAGCCGCTGCGACGATCCCGTCCAGCCCGACGGCACCTGGCAAAGGTGTGTCGAGACGCACCGGACGACCACCGACTCCAGCGGCTCCTCCATTTTCGGGCGGGAGCGCACCTGCAGGCTGATGGGCCCCGGCCAGTTCCCCCTGGGCATCGCCTTCGGCGACCCGCCAACGCACATCGATTAG
- a CDS encoding hotdog fold thioesterase, with protein sequence MAIKSEADESNEPTARDARFIKTAVEILRETGRTDFTVQEVVARSKTSLRAFYQHFSSKDELLIALLERTMAQSSAAWRAETTGLASTAAIKLIIDRISAEPESSTQDSLNRAMNLYNQHLSETRPRDYARVLSPLHDLLRDVIRRGISEGVFRPNLDVGPAAAIVMQTILGALRLHWLGAELNGAPIDSAHLYDFCVRALGADESVQPETPTLAELFNQIGMRPGSHNGQFAMTIPVSPQVVNTSGALQGGLIATLIDVAGGQFGLDYLQDGTTMTTADMNIRYLRPIRQGTAYAVPRMLRGGRRALVMQVDVLTDEGGDEALLASATVNFAVINGATPKLPDWPSS encoded by the coding sequence ATGGCCATCAAGAGCGAAGCCGACGAGTCCAACGAGCCCACGGCCCGCGATGCCCGCTTCATCAAGACCGCCGTCGAAATACTGCGCGAGACCGGGCGCACCGACTTCACCGTGCAGGAAGTCGTCGCCCGCTCGAAGACGTCGCTGCGCGCGTTCTACCAGCATTTCAGCAGCAAGGACGAGCTACTGATCGCCCTGCTGGAACGGACCATGGCGCAGTCCAGTGCGGCCTGGCGGGCCGAGACGACCGGACTGGCGAGCACCGCGGCGATCAAGCTGATCATCGACCGGATCAGCGCCGAGCCCGAGTCGAGCACCCAGGACAGCCTCAACCGGGCGATGAACCTGTACAACCAGCACCTGTCCGAAACCCGCCCACGCGACTACGCCCGGGTGCTCTCGCCCCTGCACGATCTGCTCCGCGACGTCATCCGGCGGGGCATCAGCGAGGGGGTGTTCCGGCCGAACCTCGACGTCGGGCCGGCTGCCGCGATTGTCATGCAGACCATCCTCGGCGCGCTGCGACTGCATTGGCTGGGTGCCGAGTTGAACGGCGCGCCAATCGATTCCGCACACCTGTACGACTTCTGCGTTCGTGCGCTCGGCGCCGACGAGAGCGTGCAACCGGAGACCCCGACGCTGGCGGAGTTGTTCAACCAGATCGGGATGCGGCCGGGCAGCCACAACGGCCAGTTCGCGATGACCATCCCGGTCAGCCCGCAGGTGGTCAACACCTCCGGCGCGCTGCAGGGCGGGCTGATCGCCACGCTGATCGACGTCGCCGGCGGGCAGTTCGGGCTGGACTACCTGCAGGACGGCACCACGATGACCACCGCCGACATGAACATCCGCTATCTGCGACCGATCCGCCAGGGCACGGCCTACGCGGTGCCGCGGATGCTGCGGGGCGGCCGGCGCGCGCTGGTCATGCAGGTCGACGTGCTGACCGACGAAGGCGGCGACGAAGCCTTGCTCGCCTCGGCGACGGTGAACTTCGCCGTGATCAACGGGGCGACCCCGAAACTGCCGGACTGGCCTTCGAGCTGA
- a CDS encoding amidohydrolase family protein, with the protein MPSRELSFPVFDADNHMYESEEALTKFLPDNRKRVIDYVEVRGRKKIVVRGHISEYIPNPTFSVVAKPGAQEDYFRNGAQGKSYREILGEPMKSIPAFREPAARLEVMDELGIDYALMFPTLASLVEERMKDDPEMTHDVIHALNEWMHEQWSFNHKDRIFATPVITLPIVERALEELEWCLERGARTVLVRPAPVPGFKGSRSFGLEEFDPFWQACVKAGIPVSMHASDSGYSEFANVWEPGDEFLPFKPTPFRSFAMGHRPILDAMGALVCHGALSRNPDLRILSIENGADWVPDLFKGLTGVYKKMPQAFAEDPIEAFKRCVYITPFWEDRFTEIVNMVGTDRVLFGSDWPHPEGLKDPISFVDELTDFSEEDVAKIMGGNLMKLMKVSAPANA; encoded by the coding sequence ATGCCGTCTCGCGAACTTTCCTTTCCCGTCTTCGACGCCGACAACCACATGTACGAGTCGGAGGAGGCACTGACCAAGTTCCTTCCGGACAACCGCAAACGCGTCATCGACTATGTCGAGGTCCGTGGCCGCAAGAAGATCGTGGTCCGCGGCCACATCAGCGAGTACATCCCGAACCCGACCTTCTCGGTGGTCGCCAAACCTGGCGCCCAAGAGGACTACTTCCGCAACGGCGCGCAGGGCAAGAGCTACCGCGAGATCCTCGGCGAGCCGATGAAGTCGATCCCCGCCTTCCGGGAACCGGCCGCGCGCCTGGAGGTAATGGACGAACTCGGCATCGACTACGCCCTGATGTTCCCGACCTTGGCCAGCCTGGTCGAGGAGCGGATGAAGGACGACCCCGAGATGACCCACGACGTCATCCACGCGCTCAACGAGTGGATGCACGAGCAGTGGTCGTTCAACCACAAGGACCGCATTTTCGCGACGCCGGTGATCACCCTGCCGATCGTCGAGCGCGCGCTCGAGGAACTCGAATGGTGTCTGGAGCGCGGCGCCCGCACGGTCTTGGTCCGCCCTGCCCCGGTCCCCGGATTCAAGGGCAGCCGCTCGTTCGGCCTCGAAGAGTTCGACCCGTTCTGGCAGGCCTGCGTCAAGGCCGGCATCCCGGTGTCGATGCACGCCTCCGACAGCGGCTACTCGGAGTTCGCGAACGTGTGGGAGCCCGGCGACGAGTTCCTGCCGTTCAAGCCGACCCCGTTCCGCAGCTTCGCGATGGGCCACCGGCCGATCCTCGACGCCATGGGTGCGTTGGTCTGCCACGGCGCGCTGTCGCGTAACCCCGACCTTCGGATCCTGTCCATCGAGAACGGCGCCGACTGGGTGCCGGATCTGTTCAAGGGCCTGACCGGTGTCTACAAGAAGATGCCGCAGGCGTTCGCCGAAGACCCGATCGAGGCCTTCAAGCGCTGCGTCTACATCACCCCGTTCTGGGAGGACCGCTTCACCGAGATCGTCAACATGGTCGGCACCGACCGGGTGCTGTTCGGCTCGGACTGGCCGCATCCCGAGGGCCTGAAGGACCCGATCAGCTTCGTCGACGAGCTCACCGACTTCAGCGAAGAGGACGTCGCCAAGATCATGGGTGGCAACCTGATGAAGCTGATGAAGGTCTCGGCGCCGGCCAACGCGTAG
- a CDS encoding enoyl-CoA hydratase-related protein, which translates to MERRTLEAVVYEREPPIARIILNRADKANTKDATLVQEVDACLHEADRDREIKVVILKANGNGFCGGHVARWGPDENPYPDFGDSFEDLYKGTADLFLWPTLYLWEFPKPTISQIHGYCMGGGIYLGLLTDFCVASEDAYFQMPLAQSLGEPGGHTMIEPWLLMNWHRTMDWLLLAPTLTAAEALEWGLLNKVVPRDQLEDTVEEMARKLAQVPLTTSMAVKNSVKRAYELMGMRVHLQVSHILTNMVGAASDVQERRAQLMQSGLKPREFIGREDGEPQAD; encoded by the coding sequence ATGGAGCGGCGCACGCTGGAAGCGGTTGTCTACGAACGTGAACCACCGATCGCGCGGATCATCCTGAACCGGGCCGACAAGGCCAACACCAAAGACGCGACGCTGGTGCAGGAGGTCGACGCCTGCCTGCACGAAGCCGACCGTGACCGTGAGATCAAGGTCGTGATCCTCAAGGCCAACGGCAACGGCTTCTGCGGTGGGCACGTCGCCCGCTGGGGTCCGGACGAAAACCCCTATCCCGATTTCGGCGACTCGTTCGAAGACCTCTACAAGGGCACCGCCGACCTGTTCCTCTGGCCGACGTTGTACCTGTGGGAGTTTCCGAAGCCGACCATCTCGCAGATTCACGGCTATTGCATGGGCGGCGGGATCTACCTCGGCCTGCTGACCGACTTCTGTGTGGCGTCCGAGGACGCGTACTTCCAGATGCCGTTGGCGCAGAGCCTCGGTGAACCCGGCGGGCACACCATGATCGAGCCGTGGCTGCTGATGAACTGGCACCGCACCATGGACTGGCTGCTGCTGGCGCCGACCCTGACGGCGGCCGAGGCGCTGGAGTGGGGCCTGCTCAACAAGGTGGTGCCGCGCGACCAGCTCGAGGACACCGTCGAGGAGATGGCCCGCAAGCTCGCCCAGGTCCCGTTGACGACGTCGATGGCGGTCAAGAACAGCGTCAAGCGCGCCTACGAGCTGATGGGCATGCGGGTGCACCTACAGGTCAGCCACATCCTGACGAACATGGTGGGCGCCGCGTCTGACGTTCAGGAGCGTCGGGCCCAGCTCATGCAATCCGGTTTGAAGCCAAGGGAATTCATCGGCCGCGAGGACGGCGAGCCGCAAGCCGACTAG